In Poecilia reticulata strain Guanapo linkage group LG17, Guppy_female_1.0+MT, whole genome shotgun sequence, the following proteins share a genomic window:
- the LOC108167077 gene encoding zinc finger protein 239-like, whose translation MMSFFVPTDLQQLSVSNEEEAPAIQQVWSLASRSSQDQKKHQWTETDQMEPEPTLFKHEEMEYPLTYVIKEELNSSVLQHEQQPPEHLPTGQDQKDLCSSQEGEQLVQKHFVALIETSTLQEDDMSEEETRTEQLSLHISAVVESKDQEGSSSSVSESQSDTGTKKISFKCDICGRCYTQHRNLKTHYRTHTGEGLFSCETCGKSFSIMRNLNRHKRTHTGERPFSCQICGNSFSQSSHLKVHKRIHTGEKPFSCQICGKSFCQISILNRHKTIHTGERPFSCRICGKSFSRIGDLKEHIIGIHTRERPFSCQLCGKLFSRIRYLNRHKTIHTGEKPFSCQSCEKSFNRRDNWIIHMKTHKGQGPL comes from the coding sequence atgatgTCATTCTTTGTTCCCACAGACCTCCAACAGCTAAGTGTCTCAAATGAGGAGGAAGCTCCTGCCATTCAACAAGTCTGGAGCCTGGCAAGTAGGTCCAGTCAGGACCAGAAAAAACATCAGTGGACTGAAACGGATCAGATGGAACCAGAACCTACACTGTTTAAACATGAGGAAATGGAATATCCACTAACATATGTAATAAAAGAGGAACTAAATTCTTCAGTGCTTCAACATGAACAGCAGCCACCAGAACATTTACCAACTGGGCAGGATCAGAAGGACCTCTGCAGCAGTCAGGAGGGAGAGCAGCTTGTCCAGAagcattttgttgctttgattgAGACTTCTACTCTTCAGGAAGATGATATGAGTGAAGAAGAGACAAGAACAGAGCAGCTTTCCCTTCATATCTCTGCAGTGGTTGAGAGCAAAGATCAGGAAGGAAGCAGCTCCTCAGTGTCAGAGAGTCAGTCTGATACTGGCACAAAGAAAATATCtttcaaatgtgacatttgtgggAGATGTTACACACAACACCGTAACTTGAAAACCCATTACAGAACCCACACTGGTGAGGGActtttttcatgtgaaacatgcGGAAAAAGTTTCTCTATAATGAGAAATTTAAATCGTCACAAGAGAACCCATACAGGTGAGAGGCCTTTTTCATGTcaaatatgtggaaatagtTTCTCTCAAAGTAGTCATTTAAAGGTCCACAAGagaattcatacaggtgagaaacctttttcGTGCCAGATATGTGGAAAGAGTTTCTGTCAAATTAGTATTTTAAATCGTCACAAGAcaattcatacaggtgagagaCCTTTTTCATGCCGGATATGTGGAAAGAGTTTCTCTCGAATTGGTGATTTAAAGGAACACATAATTGGAATACATACACGTGAGAGGCCTTTCTCATGCCAGTTATGCGGAAAGCTTTTCTCTCGAATTAGGTATTTAAATCGTCACAAGAcaattcatacaggtgagaagcctttttcaTGCCAGTCTTGTGAGAAAAGCTTCAATCGAAGGGATAATTGGATCATTCACATGAAAACCCATAAAGGTCAGGGGCCACTTTGA